A window of Candidatus Polarisedimenticolia bacterium contains these coding sequences:
- a CDS encoding DUF885 domain-containing protein produces MPRDQWLCWFGLAGALWTFLPAALSMAAQRPAEASGPSRLRAVAHEYFQWRNQQYPVSSSDQGLHTWDTKLTDYSPKAIAERREHVRKLLDEVRAMPGDSWGKDDRVDWLLFRSDLERGAFYDRVLRFEETNPQVYVNECSNGIFSLLKKEYDLPANRARSAAARLAAMPALLEQGKQNLKEPVRLYAELAIQSARSIDSLFNDSLMTLAKDMPAAEKAALVKSRDAALAALKSYADTLEKRLDSMVAFAPMGEERYNEFLKRAYLLPLDASQVAMLGEAELARYRALESMLKDPSLASPDPSRSAKVPKDQAEFLKAYESRQEEMIDFLQSNRLVSLPDYLGQFTIRQLPEAFKPTSPGGFMNAPGLYDKDSGGFYFIPTYNPKSGNFYIRAAIEDPRPILGHEGIPGHFLQISIANHLTNEIRREHQDGIFVEGWALYGEEMLLRTGLYPLDSASHGQVLRLSRYRAARIGVDVNLHTGRWTFEQAVKYFMEAGGLDREAAEGEAAGAASDPTQKITYMVGKWQIQRLLGRYRDAKGAQFQLGRFHDDLLANGSLPLSIEEWLLLDDDSTLKQALR; encoded by the coding sequence ATGCCGAGAGATCAGTGGCTCTGCTGGTTCGGTCTGGCCGGCGCGCTCTGGACGTTCCTCCCTGCCGCCCTGTCGATGGCGGCGCAGCGCCCAGCCGAAGCCTCGGGGCCGTCCCGGCTGCGCGCCGTGGCGCACGAATACTTCCAGTGGCGCAACCAGCAGTACCCGGTCTCCAGCAGCGATCAGGGGCTGCACACCTGGGACACCAAGCTGACCGACTATTCGCCCAAGGCGATCGCCGAGCGGCGCGAGCATGTCCGCAAGCTGCTCGACGAGGTGCGGGCGATGCCCGGCGACTCGTGGGGCAAGGACGACAGGGTCGACTGGCTGCTATTCCGATCCGATCTGGAGCGAGGGGCGTTCTACGATCGCGTGCTGCGCTTCGAGGAGACCAATCCCCAGGTTTACGTCAATGAGTGCAGCAACGGCATCTTCTCGCTGCTCAAGAAGGAATACGACCTGCCGGCAAACCGGGCCCGCTCCGCCGCGGCGCGGCTGGCGGCGATGCCGGCGCTGCTGGAGCAGGGAAAGCAGAACCTCAAGGAGCCGGTGCGCCTCTATGCCGAGCTGGCGATCCAGTCGGCCCGCTCGATCGACTCGCTGTTCAACGACAGCCTGATGACCCTGGCGAAGGACATGCCGGCCGCCGAGAAGGCCGCGCTGGTGAAATCGCGCGACGCCGCGCTGGCAGCGCTGAAGTCCTACGCCGACACCCTCGAGAAGCGCCTCGATTCGATGGTCGCCTTCGCCCCGATGGGCGAGGAGCGCTACAACGAGTTCCTGAAGCGCGCCTACCTGCTGCCGCTGGACGCCTCGCAGGTGGCGATGCTGGGAGAGGCGGAGCTGGCGCGCTACCGGGCGCTCGAGTCGATGCTCAAGGACCCCTCGCTCGCCTCGCCCGATCCGTCGCGCAGCGCCAAGGTGCCGAAGGATCAGGCGGAGTTCCTCAAGGCTTACGAGAGCCGCCAGGAGGAGATGATCGACTTCCTGCAGAGCAACCGGCTCGTCAGCCTCCCCGATTATCTCGGGCAATTCACCATCCGGCAGCTTCCCGAGGCCTTCAAGCCGACCAGCCCGGGCGGCTTCATGAACGCGCCGGGGCTGTACGACAAGGACAGCGGCGGCTTCTATTTCATCCCCACCTACAACCCGAAGAGCGGAAACTTCTACATCCGCGCCGCCATCGAGGATCCGCGCCCGATCCTGGGCCACGAAGGGATCCCGGGACACTTCCTGCAAATCTCGATCGCCAACCATCTCACCAACGAGATACGTCGTGAGCACCAGGACGGCATCTTCGTCGAAGGGTGGGCATTGTACGGGGAGGAGATGCTGCTGCGGACGGGGCTGTATCCCCTGGATTCCGCCTCCCATGGGCAGGTGCTGCGTCTGTCGCGCTACCGCGCGGCGCGCATCGGCGTCGATGTGAACCTGCACACCGGCCGCTGGACCTTCGAGCAGGCGGTGAAGTACTTCATGGAGGCGGGAGGGCTGGACCGCGAGGCGGCCGAGGGCGAGGCCGCCGGCGCCGCCTCGGATCCGACGCAGAAGATCACCTACATGGTGGGGAAATGGCAGATCCAGAGGCTGCTGGGCCGCTACCGCGACGCCAAAGGTGCGCAGTTCCAGCTCGGGCGCTTCCACGACGATCTGCTCGCCAACGGCTCGCTGCCCCTTTCCATCGAGGAGTGGCTCCTGCTCGACGACGACTCCACCCTGAAGCAGGCGCTGCGCTGA